In the Nicotiana tabacum cultivar K326 chromosome 16, ASM71507v2, whole genome shotgun sequence genome, one interval contains:
- the LOC107821351 gene encoding cytochrome P450 81Q32-like yields MPKNKIPMANMFSPILYVPLLLAFYIITKHFLRKLRNNPPAPFLTFPFIGHLYLFKKPLQRTLAKISERYGSVLLLEFGSRKVLLVSSPSAAEECLTKNDIIFANRPLLMAGKHLGYNFTSLAWSSYGDHWRNLRRITSVEMFSTHRLQMLHGIRIDEVKSMVKRLNSSAMAEKSVDMKSMFFELMLNVMMRTIAGKRYYGENVEDIEEATRFKGMVQETFRIGGATNIGDFLPALKLLVRKLEKSLIVLQENRDEFMQELIKDCRKRMEKEGSVTDSEIEGNKKCLIEVLLTLQENEPEYYKDEIIRSLMLVLLSAGTDTSVGTMEWALSLMLNHPQTLKKAQAEIDERIGHERLLDESDINNLPYLRCIINETFRMYPAGPLLVPHESSEETTVGGYRVPGGTMLLVNLWAIHNDPKLWDEPRKFKPERFQGLDGVRDGYKMMPFGSGRRSCPGEGLAVRMVALSLGCIIQCFDWQRIGEELVDMTEGTGLTLPKAQPLVAKCSPRPKMANLLSQI; encoded by the exons ATGCCAAAAAACAAAATTCCAATGGCTAACATGTTTTCTCCAATTTTATACGTTCCTCTCCTATTAGCTTTTTACATTATCACAAAACATTTTCTACGCAAACTCAGAAATAATCCACCAGCTCCATTTCTTACTTTCCCATTTATTGGTCATCTTTATCTCTTCAAAAAACCTCTTCAACGTACCTTAGCCAAAATCTCCGAACGTTATGGCTCTGTTCTTCTACTCGAATTCGGTTCACGAAAAGTTCTTTTGGTTTCTTCACCATCTGCAGCTGAAGAGTGCTTAACAAAAAACGATATTATTTTCGCGAATCGTCCTCTTTTGATGGCTGGAAAACATCTTGGATATAATTTTACATCTTTGGCTTGGAGTTCGTACGGAGATCATTGGAGAAATCTGCGAAGGATTACTTCAGTTGAGATGTTTTCGACTCATCGTCTTCAAATGCTACATGGGATTCGTATTGATGAAGTGAAATCTATGGTCAAGAGGCTTAATTCCTCTGCCATGGCTGAAAAATCTGTGGATATGAAGTCTATGTTCTTTGAGCTGATGCTGAATGTTATGATGCGGACAATTGCTGGAAAAAG ATATTATGGAGAGAACGTGGAGGACATTGAAGAAGCAACGAGATTCAAAGGCATGGTGCAAGAGACTTTCAGGATTGGGGGGGCGACGAATATTGGTGACTTTTTGCCGGCGTTGAAGTTATTGGTGAGAAAATTGGAGAAAAGCTTAATTGTGTTGCAAGAGAACAGAGATGAGTTTATGCAGGAATTAATTAAAGATtgcagaaagagaatggagaaggAAGGTAGTGTTACTGATTCAGAAATTGAAGGGAATAAGAAATGTTTAATTGAAGTTTTGTTAACACTACAAGAAAATGAACCGGAATATTACAAAGATGAAATCATCAGAAGCCTTATGCTT GTTCTATTATCAGCTGGTACGGATACTTCAGTTGGGACAATGGAATGGGCTTTATCTTTAATGTTAAACCACCCTCAAACTCTGAAGAAAGCACAAGCTGAAATCGATGAACGCATAGGACATGAACGTTTACTCGACGAGTCAGACATCAACAACTTACCTTACCTACGTTGTATAATCAACGAGACATTCCGAATGTACCCTGCAGGACCTCTACTAGTCCCACACGAGTCGTCAGAGGAAACCACCGTAGGAGGCTACCGTGTACCCGGAGGAACCATGTTACTTGTGAATTTGTGGGCAATTCACAATGATCCAAAGCTATGGGATGAACCAAGAAAGTTTAAACCAGAAAGATTTCAAGGACTAGATGGTGTTAGAGATGGTTACAAAATGATGCCTTTTGGTTCTGGACGAAGGAGTTGTCCTGGAGAAGGATTGGCTGTTCGAATGGTTGCCTTGTCATTGGGATGTATTATTCAATGTTTTGATTGGCAACGAATCGGCGAAGAATTGGTTGATATGACTGAAGGAACTGGACTTACTTTGCCTAAAGCTCAACCTTTGGTGGCCAAGTGTAGCCCACGACCTAAAATGGCTAATCTTCTCTCTCAGATTTGA